In Nilaparvata lugens isolate BPH chromosome 5, ASM1435652v1, whole genome shotgun sequence, the following proteins share a genomic window:
- the LOC120351634 gene encoding zinc finger protein 425-like, whose product MNFNLSSEEDMLCQKCFRRYKSRGSLLRHLKMECGKLPGFQCPKCPYMSKQKAPMKRHIVLMHMQKDMLCQKCFRRYKSRGSLLRHLKMECGKLPGFQCPKCPYMSKQKAPMKRHIVLMHMQSDSI is encoded by the exons atgaatttcaaccTCTCATCAGAGG AAGATATGCTGTGTCAGAAATGTTTCCGCAGATACAAATCGAGAGGATCTCTGTTGCGACATCTGAAGATGGAGTGCGGGAAGTTACCCGGATTTCAGTGTCCCAAATGCCCCTACATGTCGAAACAAAAAGCACCCATGAAGAGGCACATTGTTCTTATGCATATGCAGA AAGATATGCTGTGTCAGAAATGTTTCCGCAGATACAAATCGAGAGGATCTCTGTTGCGACATCTGAAGATGGAGTGCGGGAAGTTACCCGGATTTCAGTGTCCCAAATGCCCCTACATGTCGAAACAAAAAGCACCCATGAAGAGGCACATTGTTCTTATGCATATGCAGAGTGATTCTATTTAG
- the LOC111047471 gene encoding longitudinals lacking protein-like, which translates to MLIPSTFVIIRLIMFIIVRGKFDSRHKPATLEPEQLHRCDLCSRTYKYRENLRRHKRQECGVAPRFSCNFCPYKAKQKSSLQSHVINMHSMLLHDSDSSAFLLQQDQFIIR; encoded by the exons ATGCTGATACCCTCAACCTTCGTTATCATTAGATTGATAATGTTTATAATTGTTCGAG GCAAATTTGATAGCAGACATAAGCCGGCGACCCTTGAGCCAGAACAGCTTCACAGGTGCGATTTATGCTCCCGCACCTACAAGTACAGGGAGAACCTGAGAAGGCACAAACGCCAGGAGTGTGGAGTCGCGCCAAGAttttcctgcaacttctgtccgTACAAAGCTAAACAAAAATCGTCGCTGCAATCTCATGTTATCAATATGCATTCGATGCTTCTGCACGACTCTGATTCCTCAGCTTTTCTCTTGCAGCAAGATCAGTTCATTATAAGATAA